From a region of the Gordonia sp. PP30 genome:
- the nuoI gene encoding NADH-quinone oxidoreductase subunit NuoI, translating into MPDMPDAVAGFASTFAGMFRAPITEQYPEQKEPPAPRYHGRHQLNRYPDGLEKCIGCELCAWACPADAILVEGADNTDEERYSPGERYGRVYQINYLRCIGCGLCIEACPTRALTMTGDYELAGPSRAGLIYEKDQLLAPLEDGMTPPPHDMEPGTRPENYYRGEVTG; encoded by the coding sequence ATGCCTGACATGCCCGATGCCGTCGCCGGCTTCGCCTCCACGTTCGCCGGCATGTTCCGCGCCCCGATCACCGAGCAGTATCCGGAGCAGAAGGAACCGCCCGCCCCTCGCTACCACGGCCGCCACCAGCTGAATCGCTATCCGGACGGGCTGGAGAAATGCATAGGCTGCGAGCTGTGTGCGTGGGCGTGCCCGGCCGACGCCATCCTGGTCGAGGGCGCCGACAACACCGACGAGGAGCGCTACTCCCCCGGCGAGCGCTACGGCCGCGTCTACCAGATCAACTACCTGCGCTGCATCGGCTGCGGCCTGTGCATCGAAGCCTGCCCGACGCGTGCGCTCACCATGACCGGCGACTACGAACTCGCCGGCCCCAGCCGCGCCGGCCTGATCTACGAGAAGGATCAGCTGCTGGCGCCGCTGGAAGACGGCATGACGCCCCCGCCGCACGACATGGAGCCCGGCACGCGGCCGGAGAACTACTACCGCGGCGAGGTCACCGGATGA
- the nuoH gene encoding NADH-quinone oxidoreductase subunit NuoH has translation MTAPARFPTLADFGRDPWWLMLVKAVAIFAFLVVTVLVAILAERKVMARMQRRLGPNRVGWHGALQSLADGVKLALKEGLTPIGVDKVLYVLAPIISVVPAIMAFAVIPMGPMVSVFGHQTPLQLTDLPVGVLYILAVTSIGVYGIVLAGWASSSTYPLLGGLRSTAQVISYEIAMGLTFAAVFLLSATMSTSGIVAGQSGRWYVLVLLPSFVIYAISMVGETNRAPFDLPEAEGELVGGFHTEYSSLKFAMFMLAEYINMATVSALAATLFLGGWQVPWPVSLWSGANSGWWPLLWFVIKVWVFLFVFIWLRTTLPRLRYDQFMTLGWKVLIPFALAWVLVVAVITEATRGWAAWSAGLIYAAAGLVVTAALLKAVFAVVGGRSIDSSAASTGPEGAHDKPFDPFAGGFPVPPLPGQVLPKESADA, from the coding sequence ATGACCGCGCCAGCCCGGTTCCCCACGCTCGCCGACTTCGGGCGCGATCCGTGGTGGCTGATGCTCGTCAAGGCCGTCGCGATCTTCGCGTTCCTGGTGGTGACGGTGCTGGTCGCGATCCTCGCCGAGCGCAAGGTGATGGCCCGCATGCAGCGGCGGCTCGGGCCGAACCGGGTCGGCTGGCACGGTGCGCTGCAAAGCCTGGCCGACGGCGTGAAGCTCGCCCTGAAGGAGGGTCTCACCCCGATCGGCGTCGACAAGGTGCTGTACGTACTGGCACCGATCATCTCGGTGGTGCCGGCGATCATGGCGTTCGCGGTGATCCCGATGGGGCCGATGGTCTCGGTGTTCGGTCACCAGACCCCGCTGCAGCTGACCGACCTACCGGTCGGCGTGCTCTACATCCTGGCCGTCACCTCAATCGGGGTGTACGGCATCGTGCTGGCGGGCTGGGCGTCGTCGTCGACCTATCCGCTGCTCGGCGGCCTGCGGTCGACGGCGCAGGTGATCTCGTATGAGATCGCGATGGGCCTGACCTTCGCCGCGGTCTTCCTGCTGTCGGCCACCATGTCGACGTCCGGGATCGTCGCCGGGCAGTCCGGGCGCTGGTACGTACTGGTGCTGCTGCCGTCGTTCGTGATCTACGCGATCTCGATGGTCGGCGAAACCAACCGCGCCCCGTTCGACCTGCCCGAGGCCGAGGGCGAGTTGGTCGGCGGCTTCCACACCGAGTACTCGTCGCTGAAGTTCGCGATGTTCATGCTGGCCGAGTACATCAACATGGCGACGGTGTCGGCGCTGGCCGCGACGCTGTTCCTCGGCGGCTGGCAGGTGCCGTGGCCGGTGAGCCTGTGGTCCGGCGCGAACAGCGGATGGTGGCCGCTGCTGTGGTTCGTGATCAAGGTGTGGGTGTTCCTGTTCGTGTTCATCTGGCTGCGGACCACGCTCCCGCGCCTGCGCTACGACCAGTTCATGACGCTCGGCTGGAAGGTGCTGATCCCGTTCGCCCTCGCCTGGGTGCTGGTGGTCGCGGTGATCACCGAGGCCACCCGCGGCTGGGCCGCGTGGAGCGCCGGCCTGATCTACGCCGCCGCCGGACTGGTCGTGACCGCAGCGCTGCTCAAGGCGGTGTTCGCGGTGGTGGGAGGTCGGTCGATCGATTCGTCTGCCGCTTCGACCGGCCCGGAAGGCGCCCACGACAAGCCCTTCGATCCGTTCGCCGGGGGCTTCCCGGTACCGCCACTGCCCGGCCAGGTTCTGCCGAAGGAGTCCGCCGATGCCTGA
- a CDS encoding NADH-quinone oxidoreductase subunit G has translation MTAAEPAAPAVDENTVTLTIDGVEVTVPKGTLVIRAAELIGVEIPRFCDHPLLPPAGACRQCLVEVEGQRKPMASCTITATDQMVVRTQHTSADAARAQSGVMELLLINHPLDCPTCDKGGECPLQNQAMSAGRPTSRFDGVKRTYTKPVALSPEVLLDRERCVLCARCTRFSTEIAGDPLIELADRGALQQVSAYSEEPFESYFSGNTVQICPVGALTGAAYRFRARPFDLISSPSVCEHCAGGCALRTDHRRGKVLRRLAGDDPEVNEEWNCDKGRWAFAYAQLPDRLTVPLVRGDDGVLAPASWPHALAVAARGLSGTPAGVLLGGRATVEDAYAYGKFARVVLGTNDVDMRVRDHSAEETAFLAARVAGTGIGVTYAELEKAPVVVLAGLEPEEESAAVFLRLRKAVRRHHCRVVTIASWRSPGSAKLSADLISCVPGAEADALASPEVAELLATPGAVLLTGERLAAAPGALTAAAAVADGTGARLAWIPRRAGERGGLDVGAAPNLLPAGRPVSSATARRDLGQVWGTVPSEVPGRDTAGMLAALANGDLGAVLTGAVDPGDLPDPAAARDAFARSFVVSLEQRPSAVTEYADVVFPVAAVAEKTGTFVDWEGRPRPFSTALPPPDRGTLPLSDHRVLHLLAAELGADLTCDSADAIHREFARIGPWDGERASFETGVSTRTRLTARPAGRATEQPARVETAPGHEFTLASWRMLLDDGRLQDGEPYLAQTARRPVVRLAAAAAERLGIGDGDPVTVATRRGELTLPLAVTDMPDDVIWVPMNAPGQGLHARLAASPGDRVIVRSGR, from the coding sequence ATGACCGCCGCAGAACCCGCGGCCCCCGCGGTCGACGAGAACACGGTGACCCTCACCATCGACGGCGTCGAGGTGACCGTCCCCAAGGGCACCCTGGTGATCCGCGCCGCCGAACTGATCGGCGTCGAGATCCCCCGCTTCTGCGATCACCCGCTGCTGCCGCCCGCCGGGGCCTGCCGGCAATGCCTGGTCGAGGTGGAGGGACAGCGCAAACCGATGGCATCGTGCACCATCACGGCGACCGATCAGATGGTGGTCCGTACCCAGCACACCTCGGCCGACGCGGCCCGCGCGCAGAGCGGCGTGATGGAACTCCTGCTCATCAATCACCCGCTCGACTGCCCGACCTGTGACAAGGGCGGCGAGTGCCCGCTGCAGAACCAGGCCATGTCGGCGGGCCGGCCCACGTCGAGGTTCGACGGCGTCAAGCGCACCTACACCAAGCCGGTGGCGCTGTCGCCGGAGGTGCTGCTCGACCGGGAGCGGTGTGTCCTGTGTGCCCGGTGCACCCGGTTCTCCACCGAGATCGCCGGGGATCCGCTGATCGAGCTCGCCGATCGCGGTGCGCTGCAGCAGGTATCCGCCTATTCGGAGGAGCCTTTCGAATCGTATTTCTCGGGCAACACGGTGCAGATCTGCCCGGTGGGCGCCCTGACCGGTGCCGCGTACCGCTTCCGCGCGCGGCCCTTCGACCTGATCTCGTCACCGAGCGTCTGCGAACACTGCGCGGGCGGGTGCGCGCTGCGCACCGATCACAGGCGCGGGAAGGTGCTGCGCCGCCTGGCCGGTGACGATCCCGAGGTCAACGAGGAGTGGAACTGCGACAAGGGCCGCTGGGCGTTCGCCTACGCCCAGCTCCCCGACCGGCTCACCGTCCCGCTGGTCCGCGGCGACGACGGCGTGCTCGCGCCGGCGTCGTGGCCGCACGCGCTGGCCGTCGCCGCCCGCGGCCTGTCCGGAACACCGGCCGGGGTGCTGCTCGGTGGACGGGCGACGGTCGAGGACGCCTACGCCTACGGCAAGTTCGCCCGCGTGGTGCTCGGCACCAACGACGTCGACATGCGGGTGCGGGATCACTCGGCGGAGGAGACCGCGTTCCTGGCGGCGCGCGTCGCCGGTACCGGAATCGGGGTGACCTACGCCGAATTGGAGAAGGCACCGGTGGTGGTCCTGGCCGGACTGGAACCGGAGGAGGAGAGCGCGGCCGTCTTCCTGAGGCTGCGGAAGGCGGTGCGCCGCCATCACTGCCGCGTCGTGACCATCGCCTCCTGGCGCAGTCCCGGATCGGCGAAGCTGTCCGCGGACCTGATCTCGTGCGTCCCCGGGGCCGAGGCCGACGCGCTGGCGTCGCCGGAGGTGGCCGAGCTACTCGCCACGCCGGGGGCGGTACTGCTGACCGGTGAACGACTCGCCGCCGCACCCGGCGCCCTCACCGCCGCGGCCGCCGTCGCCGACGGCACCGGCGCGCGGCTGGCCTGGATCCCCCGGCGCGCCGGCGAGCGCGGCGGCCTGGACGTCGGAGCCGCACCGAATCTGCTGCCCGCGGGCCGGCCGGTATCGTCGGCGACCGCCCGCCGCGACCTCGGGCAGGTCTGGGGCACGGTACCCAGCGAGGTCCCCGGCCGGGACACCGCCGGAATGCTCGCGGCCCTCGCGAACGGCGACCTCGGCGCGGTGCTGACCGGTGCGGTGGACCCCGGCGACCTGCCCGACCCGGCGGCCGCCCGCGACGCGTTCGCCCGGTCGTTCGTGGTGAGCCTGGAGCAGCGTCCCTCCGCGGTGACCGAGTACGCCGACGTCGTCTTCCCGGTGGCCGCGGTCGCCGAGAAGACCGGCACCTTCGTGGACTGGGAGGGTCGTCCGCGGCCGTTCTCCACCGCTCTCCCGCCGCCCGACCGCGGCACCCTCCCGCTGTCCGACCACCGCGTGCTCCACCTGCTGGCCGCCGAACTCGGGGCGGACCTGACCTGCGACAGCGCCGACGCGATTCATCGCGAGTTCGCGCGCATCGGGCCGTGGGACGGCGAGCGCGCGTCGTTCGAGACGGGCGTTTCGACTCGGACTCGCCTAACGGCTCGTCCGGCGGGGCGGGCTACTGAGCAGCCCGCCCGTGTCGAAACGGCCCCCGGTCACGAGTTCACTCTCGCGTCCTGGCGGATGCTCCTCGATGACGGCCGTCTTCAGGACGGCGAGCCCTACCTCGCGCAGACCGCACGCCGCCCGGTCGTGCGCCTCGCCGCCGCGGCGGCGGAGCGGCTCGGCATCGGCGACGGCGACCCGGTGACCGTCGCCACGCGGCGCGGCGAGCTGACCCTGCCGCTGGCGGTCACCGACATGCCCGACGACGTGATCTGGGTTCCGATGAACGCGCCCGGTCAGGGACTGCACGCCCGGCTGGCGGCCTCGCCCGGCGATCGGGTGATCGTGCGGAGCGGCCGATGA